A region of the Salvia splendens isolate huo1 chromosome 11, SspV2, whole genome shotgun sequence genome:
TTGTAGAGATAAAAGGTGAGTGGAAGTATTAAATGTAGAGAAagaagttgaatattttaatagcaGTGAGAAAAAAGTGGTTggatgtattaattggagagagcaGATTAACAAAAATAGAAACGTGTCTTCTTatttgagacaaactaaaaatgaacgtgtgtcatcttagctcggacggagggagtaataaactaACTAGAATTCAATCAGAAATAAATAAGATGAGTACACTATCATTCACATTACAACAAATGAAAACTGTATCAACTAGTATAAATTATGGACTGATATCCACTTCCACTATTTTGGACATTAAGCCCGAATTCCTGATCTTTGTTGCTATGCGTTTGGTTGTTACCATTTTAAATTTCCGTAGACGCTTCATCGACCCAATCTCTTGCGGGAGGGTGTCTAGACGTGGACAATTCTTGATTTCTAGTTGCTCAAGCATAGCCTTTGCACCTTCTTCTACTTGTACATTTCTCAGGTTCCACAGCTCATTGATGTGTAGGACCAGGAGGTCGGCAAACCCATTGAACTGTACAGACATTATTCGACCAGTGTATGCATTCCTCAGTTTGAGGCACTCTAGCCACGGAAGATTCTTTAGTAATGGCATGGGATCTTCGTCAAGACAAGTATTTACCAAAGCCAGATATTTAATCCCTTGAGGGAAATTATTGGCACTTGGTAGCCTAGACAGAAGCCCATCCAGTTTGAGTGTCCAGAGTCTATCTACCATACCGATATTGTCCAAGCACGGTATGCTTCTGAAACGAAACCCTCTCAAGGTAAGGTGACGAAGGTGCTCCAATTCAGCTAGTGATGCAAAGAGCTTGCCTGCATCTGAGTTTTCATCAACTTCTTCAACACCTAATTGTTGGAGACAAATCATCTTTTCCAAGCTCGTCACCTCATACATCCAATCATAAATCGAGATGTAGGTTAGGGTCTCGAGATTCTCTAACGCATCTACTTTCAGAGGTTCCTGGTAAATCACATTAGACATGTAGATATGATGAAGGCTACCGATTTCCAATATATTACCTGGCATCTCCACCATAAAGTTTAGAGCTACATCGAGAACCTCGAGCTTTTTCAAGTCCCCAAATGAGTGTGGGATTTCTTGAATATAATTGTTTCTCAATCCCAAATACCTTAACTCAATCAATGTGCCCATAGTTTCTGATAAAGTCTTCACCCCAAAATCTTCCATGTCGAGCATCTTGAGGAGTTCAAAATTATTCCAATAAGACTGGCCAGCGTCGTCCAAGTAGCGACCACCTCCATGGAAGATGAGAGAAACAAGATTTTTTTCTTGATTGGTGGTCTGAATAAACATCTCTCTGCCACAATGGATAACACGATGACTAGGATTTTGAGCGGATTTATTATTTCCATTGCTGCTTAAGACCTCAAAGCCTATTTCCTCCTCTGCTTTTTTGACGGATAACTTGTGCAGTAGAGGATTCATGCGACACCTTTTCACTTCTTCTTTGGTTATTTGGTACGGGTCCAGGACTTCAATGATGGATTGACTAGATAAATCGTATGTACATTTACTTTTTACTCTTGTAGCCCAAGCAAACCTTCGTGTTTTTAATCCACTTACAGCCCAAATTTGTTCCAACTTTTCATTCCTCATTATTGCATTTTCCTTAAAAAAGGACATATGCAAGAAACATGCCTTGAGTTCACCATCCAATTCATGATACATCGGTTCCAATTTCTTTAACGATTCACTCAAATCAATTGAATCAAAAACCTCTTCCCATGCAATGCCTGAAAGTCTTTCTTTTGCTTTTTGTCTTCCAACATCTATTATAGCTATCGGCAAACCCCCACAATTTTTCAACATCTCCTTCCCCCTACTCTCTAACTCCTTTGAGAGTTTGTTCTCATGACCCGTAAATTTATCAACTATTTTCATAAACAATTTCCAACTCTGATCAGAATCCAAGGATTTCATCTCATGAGTATAATACACTTCTAGTGTTGTAACCTCACGGCGACTCGTTATCAGCAACCTACTTCCATTGCCTGGTTGTAAACATGTTAACAAAAATTAATGGCAAAGGAGACTCAAATGccactactccctccgttccgtagtagtggaggcatttcttttcggcacccGATTTAACAATTTTGCATTTTCTAAAGAATATAActttctcaatttaaattattttttcacatgccatatatatatcaaataaaatgaaaggtAATTTTACAAGGATTCTAACAAAATCTCAATAGCATACGTTCGGACGAAGAAATTTGCATgaaaaatgttattttaatatatatatatatatatatatatatatatatctataatgACATGCAGTAATTGTATTGCTGTGATGCCCAAATTCAATGTACATAATGCAGAGAAAAAAATGTAGTAATGTTTTAAGTTTATTTTCGAATTTGCAAGTAGTTGCAGTTTAATAAAGTATATGCATTTTAATTTGTAtgtgtatttgtatttgtatttaaGTTTAAGCATGCAGAAATAATTTTGACGTAAGAAATAAAGACGAACATACATACCTACTCGTCGCAGACGTAGAAAGAAGTATGTGAAATTGATATTTGGCGGCGGGTTTTCGAGAACTATGAAACATGGAATTCGTCGCAAGTGATCGCAAATCATATCCATAAGACTCCATTTTCCCATTTCCTCCACCAACAAGGAATCTCCATCCTGTTCCATCAACTGTTGTATCAGGTTCACAAGCATTTCGTGTGTATCTGTGTCACTAGAAAGGGCGATCCATGCACGATGGTGCTTGAATCTTTCAACGATGGCCGCATTGTTGTATACTTGTGTGGCGAGAGTTGTCTTTCCCACACCTACCATTCCTTTGACACACATTGTCACGAGGCCTGGTTCCTCGTTAAGAATCACTTTACAAAGCTGTTTCACGTCTTTTTCCAAGCCAACCACGCCTACACTTTGTGGTCTGATCTCCTTCTCACCAGCTCCGGCCTCCATCACGAGCATCCTAGACTTCATCACCCAACCTAGCGCATTATCCAGTTCGGTAAATTTTCTTTCCATCACGAGTTCAGCTGAATGTCGAGCTGCATCGGCAAACTCAGCTACCAAATGCTGTAGCAGGCTCCTCTCTCCCGAGCTCTTGTCTCTCAAGAAATCCACCACCATTCTCAGCTCATTTATTACCTCTTCCAAGATTCGATAGTCAGTTTCATCGATATACCTATCCCACCCATTATCAACATTAAAATCCAGAACACGCTCCATTTTTTGTATCGCCACCAAGATTATGGACTCTGACGTGTTTCCGGACAAACTGTATGTATTAAAATTGTAAGAATTTACGTAGAAATGAATTAAGAATTAGCATATGTAGACAAATGGATTCATCTAATCTATTAATTAATCCACTAGTTTACTTTGATAGAATTAACCAATTTTATCAATCTATCATATCATTCTTACATATATGCAATAAATCCAATCTAGTATTTTTGTAGTGGTGTCAACGTCAAATTTCCGCATGATCAAATTTAACATTGCACGAGAATTTTGGCAATGTTATTTTGTCAgttaaataaaaagagaataaagtaggtaaATACTGATTGTAATATACCGTACTTGATATTCATCGCGCCACAATCTTCTTTGACAGTGCTCCTAGGTCTGAGCTGACGTCGATAGACATCTGCAGCGATGCAGATGCCTATCACCACCCATAGAAGCATAAATCTAAGTACATAGTATGTGGCTATTAATACTCCCGCAACGCCAACACCAACGCCGATCACAACCCATCGACTTGAGTTCTCCGCGTTATGATGCACTGATTTCGGCATTCGAGTTTGGAAAACTACGCCGCAGGAGCGAGGATACGGTTTTTTGACTCTGTGCAGAGGATTGTTGAATAAGGAGTTAGAACCTTTTGAGAAAAGCTAAAAAATATGGGAATAAAATATTTGAAGTACCTTAATGATCAACACTtccataaaattcaattacacaaactGTGGTAAATGATAACCGTTATTTCACCACACCAAATCATAGAACCATAAATCATTATTACCATGTATGTACCGATCATCAATGTGTGAACTGAAACATAGAACAATTCGAAATAGCACTGAAACATGTATTTGTTTGGCCTTAAGAAACAACCCATAAATCCAATCTTCAGACAATCTTTTAACAATAGAATCCTTAAATGGCAACATTACAATAATCCATATTCAAAATATGTCATAAGATAaaagtaaaggtcaatttttggtcataaacatataaccaaaatattaatttagcCAAAATTATCCACTTTTTAAAAAACGAGTCCATAACATATGAAATGTCTTCAAAGTAGTCTTTTTTCTACGGTTCCGCCAAAAAACTAACACAGTggcatgaccgttagttttttgacggaatAGTCAAAAAGGGACCACACAGACAAGGATTTCGTTTTTTATATATGTacatgtttttcaaaaagtgaatattttggaCAAAATTTGTATTTTGTTCATATATTTAGGACCACCAAAATTGACTCTAACAATGAATCGGATCCCGATTTCGATCCAGATTCCGATCCAAACCTGAATTTGGACCTAAATATTTATA
Encoded here:
- the LOC121753805 gene encoding disease resistance protein RPH8A-like, whose amino-acid sequence is MPKSVHHNAENSSRWVVIGVGVGVAGVLIATYYVLRFMLLWVVIGICIAADVYRRQLRPRSTVKEDCGAMNINLSGNTSESIILVAIQKMERVLDFNVDNGWDRYIDETDYRILEEVINELRMVVDFLRDKSSGERSLLQHLVAEFADAARHSAELVMERKFTELDNALGWVMKSRMLVMEAGAGEKEIRPQSVGVVGLEKDVKQLCKVILNEEPGLVTMCVKGMVGVGKTTLATQVYNNAAIVERFKHHRAWIALSSDTDTHEMLVNLIQQLMEQDGDSLLVEEMGKWSLMDMICDHLRRIPCFIVLENPPPNINFTYFFLRLRRVGNGSRLLITSRREVTTLEVYYTHEMKSLDSDQSWKLFMKIVDKFTGHENKLSKELESRGKEMLKNCGGLPIAIIDVGRQKAKERLSGIAWEEVFDSIDLSESLKKLEPMYHELDGELKACFLHMSFFKENAIMRNEKLEQIWAVSGLKTRRFAWATRVKSKCTYDLSSQSIIEVLDPYQITKEEVKRCRMNPLLHKLSVKKAEEEIGFEVLSSNGNNKSAQNPSHRVIHCGREMFIQTTNQEKNLVSLIFHGGGRYLDDAGQSYWNNFELLKMLDMEDFGVKTLSETMGTLIELRYLGLRNNYIQEIPHSFGDLKKLEVLDVALNFMVEMPGNILEIGSLHHIYMSNVIYQEPLKVDALENLETLTYISIYDWMYEVTSLEKMICLQQLGVEEVDENSDAGKLFASLAELEHLRHLTLRGFRFRSIPCLDNIGMVDRLWTLKLDGLLSRLPSANNFPQGIKYLALVNTCLDEDPMPLLKNLPWLECLKLRNAYTGRIMSVQFNGFADLLVLHINELWNLRNVQVEEGAKAMLEQLEIKNCPRLDTLPQEIGSMKRLRKFKMVTTKRIATKIRNSGLMSKIVEVDISP